The DNA region ACGACAATTTTCAGTCCTCTTGCCTCAATAAAAGATCGGGAGTATGTGGTAACCAACATTTTCAACTCCACATTCGGAGCTCCTGATGGATACGGCGGTTGAGACTACATCACACGAAGAGGTCATCAAATCCCAGCGGATGCGGATCGCGGAGCTGGAATCCGAGTTGGACAAGTACAAAGGCGTCCTCGACGCCATGTCCGACGGCGTGCTGATCCTGCAAGACACCTTTTTCGACTGCAACAACAGCGCGTGCCGCATCTGGAAGGCGGAAAAAGGGCAGATCCTGGGGCATTCCCCCGCGGAATTCGCCCCTCCGACCCAGCCCAACGGGCAGTCCTCCCGGATCATGGCCTACGAAAAGATCAAGGCCGCGTCCCAGGGCACGCCGCAACGTTTTTTCTGGAAGGACAGACGCGGCGACGGCACCCTCATCGATACCGAAGTATTCCTGAAGGCGGTGTCCATCAACGACGAGCAATACGTGGTGGCCACCATACGTGACATCACCGACGACCTGCTCCGCGAACAGCAGAGCGAACTGCTCTTCGACCGCATGGAGAAGATCATTGAAGCCCGGACCGAAGAACTGAAATCCTCCAAAAACGCCCTTCAGGACGAACGCTCCTACCGCACGAAAGTCGAAGAGGACCTCGAACGGGCGGATATCGAACTGAACCAGGTTTTCGAGACATCCACCGAAGGGCTGATCGTAACGGACAACAAGAAGAACATCCTCAAGATCAACCGCGCGTTCTCGGAACTCTCCGGGCATGAATCCGAGGACATCAAGAACAAGAAGTGCTTCGACGTGTTCCCGTGCGAGGAATGCAATCCCCCGGGCTGCGTGGCCGTTTCCAAGATGATGGGAAGCGACAGCGCCGACTACGAGACGAACTGCCTCGACGCCTCGGGCCAACGAGTGGCCTGCTCCCTCACCGCGACAAAGCTCAAGGACTCCGGGGGCACCCCCATAGGCATGGTCATCGGTTACCGCAACATCACCGATTATCGGCAATGGGTGGAAGCCCTCCGGTATTCCGAAGCCCTGCACCGCATAACCCTGACCAGCATCTCCGACGCGGTGTTCATCACCGACGACAACGGGCACTTCGTCTACATCAGCCCCAGCGTGGAAACCGTGTTCGGGTACACCGAGATGGAGGTGCAGTGGTTCGACAAGATATCCGCCCTGCTCGGCGACGAGTTCTTCGACCACGACGCCCTGGACGCCCAGGGGGAAATCCGCAACATCGAGCTTTCGGTGCGGGACAAACGGGGCCGCCAGCACGAGCTGATGGTCAACGTCAAGAAGGTGAACATCCAGCACGGCACCATGCTCATCACCTGTAGGGACATCACGGAAAAGCGCATGGCGGAGCAGGAGGCCCAACTCAAGCATGAACAGCTTGTGCAGGCGGGCAAGATGGTCAGCCTGGGCATCCTCGTTTCGGGCGTGGCCCACGAGGTCAACAATCCCAACAACTACATCATGCTCAACAGCCAACTGCTCTCGCGCATGTGGAACGACGTGTCGCCCATCCTGAAACGGTATTACGATGAAAACGGCGACTTCAACCTTGCGGGGCTGAAATACAGCCACGCCCGCGACCGGACGCCGCAGCTGTTCAGGAACATCCTCGACGGGTCCGAACGGATCAAGCACATCGTCAAGGACCTCAAGGATTACGCCCGCAGCGACTCCGCGGACATGGACCAGCCCGTCTATCTGAACTCCGTCCTCAAGCATTCGCTGAACCTGCTGACCAACCAAATCAAGAAATCAACCAACCATTTCGAAGTCCATTACGATCACGGCCGCCCCGTGATTCGCGGCAACTTCCAGAGGATAGAACAGGTCA from Desulfovibrio sp. Fe33 includes:
- a CDS encoding PAS domain-containing sensor histidine kinase produces the protein MDTAVETTSHEEVIKSQRMRIAELESELDKYKGVLDAMSDGVLILQDTFFDCNNSACRIWKAEKGQILGHSPAEFAPPTQPNGQSSRIMAYEKIKAASQGTPQRFFWKDRRGDGTLIDTEVFLKAVSINDEQYVVATIRDITDDLLREQQSELLFDRMEKIIEARTEELKSSKNALQDERSYRTKVEEDLERADIELNQVFETSTEGLIVTDNKKNILKINRAFSELSGHESEDIKNKKCFDVFPCEECNPPGCVAVSKMMGSDSADYETNCLDASGQRVACSLTATKLKDSGGTPIGMVIGYRNITDYRQWVEALRYSEALHRITLTSISDAVFITDDNGHFVYISPSVETVFGYTEMEVQWFDKISALLGDEFFDHDALDAQGEIRNIELSVRDKRGRQHELMVNVKKVNIQHGTMLITCRDITEKRMAEQEAQLKHEQLVQAGKMVSLGILVSGVAHEVNNPNNYIMLNSQLLSRMWNDVSPILKRYYDENGDFNLAGLKYSHARDRTPQLFRNILDGSERIKHIVKDLKDYARSDSADMDQPVYLNSVLKHSLNLLTNQIKKSTNHFEVHYDHGRPVIRGNFQRIEQVIINLVQNSCEALPDKRRRITLTTRTNRQAGTAEFIVEDEGVGISEADLPHLTDPFFTTKRDIGGTGLGLSVSHKIVREHNGSLDFQSQPGKGTRATLTLPAMDPSN